CTGGGCGGCGCCCTGGCGCTGCTGCTGCTCTGCCTGGGGCTGGTGGCCTCGGTGTTCCATCTGGCCAATCCCCAGCGCGGCTGGCGGGCGGCGACGCGCTGGCGCACCTCGTGGCTGTCGCGGGAAGTGATCCTGATCCCCGTGCTCTGCGCGCTCGCCTTCCTCTACGCCGTCATCCACGCCTTCGGCTGGGCCCCGGTGCTGGTCCGCCTGGGGAACGGCGCCGCCGTCGACCTGCCCATGGCGCTGGGCCTGCTGGTCAGTCTGGCCTCGCTGGCGCTGTTCGTCTGCACCGGGATGATCTATGCCTGCGTGCGGTTCATCCGCCAGTGGGCCTCGGGCTGGACGGTGATCAACTACCTGCTGATGGGGCTCGCCTCGGGCTTCACCCTGGCCGCCGCCTATGCCCAGGTCCGGAACAGCCCTTTGTCCGGCTTCATGACCGGCGGCGCCGTGTTCCTCACCCTGCTGGCCCTGGCGGCCCGCGCCTGGCAGCTATGGCTGAACATCACGGGCAAGCCGCGTTCCTGCCTGAAAAGCGCCATCGGCATGCACCACACCCAGATC
The sequence above is drawn from the Magnetospirillum sp. 15-1 genome and encodes:
- a CDS encoding DmsC/YnfH family molybdoenzyme membrane anchor subunit → MKPAFSVIFLTTLIGAAQGLLIALTIGQMYAGGESGGFYALGGALALLLLCLGLVASVFHLANPQRGWRAATRWRTSWLSREVILIPVLCALAFLYAVIHAFGWAPVLVRLGNGAAVDLPMALGLLVSLASLALFVCTGMIYACVRFIRQWASGWTVINYLLMGLASGFTLAAAYAQVRNSPLSGFMTGGAVFLTLLALAARAWQLWLNITGKPRSCLKSAIGMHHTQIRQITQGFMGSSFNTVEFVAPGGTETVKGLSVFFLAVGFVAPVGLLLAGMPVMAFLCQYVGLLAERWVFFAAGSHVQNLYYQAKG